The genomic DNA TCGACTACGGCAAGGGCAAGCGCGGCATTAACGCGACGAAGACGGACCACCAGCGCTCGGCCGCAACTCAGGCGCCCGGCACGCCGAAGCTGGCCGCAGCTCCCGCGGAGGACTTGGGGGAGCTGATCGCCCAGCTCACCGAACAGATGCACGCGGCCGCCGGTGACCTGCAGTTTGAGCTCGCCGCGCGCTTGCGGGACGAACTGAGCGACCTGAAGAAAGAATTGCGGCAAATGAAGGACGCTGGCCACGCCTGAGCGGCGGTTTTCTCGCCCGGCAGATGCCGTGCGGTAGAATCGAGCGCACGTAGGGGAGTATCCCGAACACTGCGAACGTCAACACGCTAGCGAGCCGATGGAGGCAAGGGGCCGAGATCTTCGGTTACCGCTAGCCGTGCGCAGTGGCCGAACCCGTCAGCTGAGACTGGCACACGGGCGGCGGAGAGACTTGCGGCGCCCAGTTGTACCCCCGCAGCAGCCGCCCGAGCGGCTGCCCTACGAAAGGTAGTGTGTGTCAGAACACCTGAGCCTCGGCTTTCAGATCGGCTCGCTCACGATCCTCGGCCTCATTCTGCTCTTTGACCTCTTGTATGTGGTCAAACGGCCTCACGAACCCTCGATGAAAGAAGCCGGCCTGTGGGTCGGTTTCTACGTCACTCTGGCACTCGTCTTTGCTGGACTGATGTTCTGGCAGGCTGGACCCGACTACGGCAAAGAGTTCATCGCCGGCTGGGTCACCGAATACAGCCTCAGCGTGGACAACTTGTTTGTCTTCATCATCATCATGGCGCGCTTCTCGGTACCGAGGAAGTACCAACAGGAAGTGCTGATGTTTGGCATCATCATCGCCCTCATCCTGCGCGGCATCTTCATCCTCATCGGCGCCACGGTGATCGAGCACTTCACCTGGGTCTTTTACATCTTTGGCATCTTCCTTCTCTGGACCGCCTGGCACCAGCTCAAGGACGACGGTGAGGATGAAGAAGAAGGCGCCAATAACGGTCTCATCGCCCGCATGACGCGCAAAATGCCCTTCAGCGATGAGTACGACGGCAACAAACTCCGCACCGTCGTCGATGGCCGGAAGGTCTTCACGCCGATGGTGATGGTGTTTATTACCATCGGTATGACGGACTTGATGTTCGCCATCGATTCCATCCCGGCGATCTTCGGCTTGACCCAAAGCGCCTTCATCGTTTTCACGGCCAACATCTTCGCCCTGATGGGGCTGCGCCAGCTGTACTTCCTGCTCGGCGGGCTCATGGATCGCCTGATTTACCTGAAGCACGGCCTGTCCTTCATCCTGGCGTTTATCGGCGTGAAGCTGATCTTCCACGCGCTCAGCCACAATGAGCTGTCCTTCATCAACGGCGGCCAGCACATTGAGTGGGTGCCTGAGATTACGACGGAGCTATCGCTGGCCGTGATTCTCTCCACCATCGTCATCGCCACGGTGGCGTCGCTGATGTCCAAGAAGGGGCGGCAGGCGGCCATGGACGCACGCCTGAAGGCGGACATGGAGAAGACTCACCAGAACGAAGGCTAGAGGCGGTACCGCCTGATGCGAGTCGGCGGGACCGGGACACCATGGCGTCGGCCCCGGACGTGGAGACCTTCCGCGTCCGGGGCCGACGTCGTGTGGCGTGAGTGCGTCGCGGCGATGGCCTAGGCGCCGGCCGCCGGCTGGGTCATGGTCAACAGGCGCGCAAAAATCGCCGCACCATCATCGGCGATCCCGTCGTGGTGGAAGGCATCCGTTTCCCAGACTTTGAGGCCACGAACCCGCCCGGCCGTTTCCAGGCTGAGGTCGCGGTCCACGTAGACGTCGTCCGTGTAGACGGCGGCGGCGACTGGCACCGTGTTGGTCGCCAAGACGTCGAGATCGTAGAGGTCCTCCCAATCGTTCACCGCGTTGAGGGCCTCCGCGACGCCGCGCAGCGGTGCCAGCGCGGGGTCATACTCAAAGAACCAGTCGAACACCATTTCGCCGGTGAGCAGCGGCTGCTCGGCATCCGGGAGGAAGTCCGGGAACTCCTCGGCCACGCGCTGGGCCGCCCACGCGGTCTCCACGCGGCCGTCGTCGCTCACGCCGAGGGTGGATTGACCGTAGATCGACTCATGCATCAGGGCGTACAGCGGGTTCGCCGCGCGGGAGGCTTGCTGGTGGAGGGCGTCGAGGAACGCGTCGGACAGGCGCGGTCCGTCCACCGTCTCAACGAAGGCCTGTTCCAGCGTATGGTGCAACGCGTGGACGCGCGTGTTTCCACCGAAGTGATTGCCGAGCATTTGCACCACACCGCGCGTGACGGGGCGCCCATCGGGCAGCTGCTCGGAGACCTGATCCACGTGGGCAAACACGCGGTCAAGAGTCACCCGGTCCTCGGGGTACCAGCCGAAATACTCGGCGGCGCGTGCCGCCATGCGCGGGTAGGTGTGCCGATAGATACGCTCAGCGTGGCCGGTGAGCGCGGCCAGCCCTCCGGTGACGAGGCAGCGCTCGAGCCCCTCTGGCGCCAACGAGAGGTAGGTCAGCGTGATGAACCCGCCGTAGCTCTGGCCCAGGGTGCTCCACCGTTCGAGGCCGAGCGCGCGGCGCAGTGCTTCGGCGTCGTGC from Zhihengliuella flava includes the following:
- a CDS encoding TerC family protein; this translates as MSEHLSLGFQIGSLTILGLILLFDLLYVVKRPHEPSMKEAGLWVGFYVTLALVFAGLMFWQAGPDYGKEFIAGWVTEYSLSVDNLFVFIIIMARFSVPRKYQQEVLMFGIIIALILRGIFILIGATVIEHFTWVFYIFGIFLLWTAWHQLKDDGEDEEEGANNGLIARMTRKMPFSDEYDGNKLRTVVDGRKVFTPMVMVFITIGMTDLMFAIDSIPAIFGLTQSAFIVFTANIFALMGLRQLYFLLGGLMDRLIYLKHGLSFILAFIGVKLIFHALSHNELSFINGGQHIEWVPEITTELSLAVILSTIVIATVASLMSKKGRQAAMDARLKADMEKTHQNEG
- a CDS encoding alpha/beta fold hydrolase, which translates into the protein MGHRIAATHTYRGLRATEHYLDVPVDYAHPEGEQITLFARELVSTEVPDAEQLPYLLYLQGGPGGAGPRVTSLSGWIGEAAKSFRVILMDQRGTGLSSPINRQSLPLRGDVDAQVAYLRHFRADSIVHDAEALRRALGLERWSTLGQSYGGFITLTYLSLAPEGLERCLVTGGLAALTGHAERIYRHTYPRMAARAAEYFGWYPEDRVTLDRVFAHVDQVSEQLPDGRPVTRGVVQMLGNHFGGNTRVHALHHTLEQAFVETVDGPRLSDAFLDALHQQASRAANPLYALMHESIYGQSTLGVSDDGRVETAWAAQRVAEEFPDFLPDAEQPLLTGEMVFDWFFEYDPALAPLRGVAEALNAVNDWEDLYDLDVLATNTVPVAAAVYTDDVYVDRDLSLETAGRVRGLKVWETDAFHHDGIADDGAAIFARLLTMTQPAAGA